The DNA sequence CATTTATTCTCCTAAAGGCTCACTATAATgtattaccactttagcagacaacccaagataatggaagacctaagaagttactcactgccttatctaaacatctcagggctaagttgggtcggttcaaccatagtttaacgatCCTTTTGGCTTACTTTATAACCCACACCACATACCTCTCTAACTAAGTTGGAATGGTGTTTATTATGTTTTAATTACTCCTTGTTCATGCTACATAATCCCTTCCTTATGAATTAACATTATTAATCAGATATAATAATACAGGGttgagttcaattagttataggtTTATCTAAATGTAGTCATTGTTTAGTCATTACACTTGACATGTTTGTCAATCTACAGGCATCAGTGTGAGCCAATTGGCCTTGGCTTAATTCTGAgaccattgtgttgtgtgactgtGTTTCAGTGGTACTGGGTCAGGATGGCTGGAGTGTAACATACACCACTCAGAGTATCTGTACCTTGAAGGGGTCAACAGTGAAGCTGTCCTGCTCTTACACATATCCCAGAGGTTATACAATCACAACAACGTTTTGGTTCACTAAACATGATGCTGGGGAGAATTATGTAAGTCTGAGTGATGAACCAGACTACAAAGGACGTGGGACATACCGTAAGGATAAAGAGAATGGTCACACCCTGTCaatcacagacctgagagagagtgaCTCAGCTACGTACAAATTCAGATTTACAGATCAGACTGGAGGATGGAGATATACTGGCATTCCTggagtcactctgtctgtcacaggtACAGTTACATTCAATATAGTTAAACTGTTGAATTCCATTTAGTTCAGGAAAATGTCTTGGTTTGTATTTATGTTTGTATAACATAGGATTTCCTTCATCTTTGTATTAGAGTGATAAGTCCATGATAAAGGGATTTACAGTGATATTGTTTTTTCTCCAGGTCTTCAGGTGAAGGTGACTGGTGAGACACTGACCTGcagcaccacctgtactctgactgacaaccccacctacatctggtacaagaacggaCACAAAGTAAAGGAGGACACTTCCAGCCTGTACTCAGACTCCTTTAGTGATGCAGACAgttactcctgtgctgtaaaaggccatgaggatctcctctctcctgcagtgtgtgagtgtggACTTTTTAATACAAATTTCTTATGAATACAATGTTGTTTAAAGTTGTGATACTGAATATTGATCATTAGTCTATTCAACATGTTGTTTTTTACTTTTACAACatcagtgtgtagtagtagaTATTGTAATTGAAGATTTATAGATTTATAAAAGGTGTTATATTGTCTTCTTGTCTTTCAGGTCagaagtgttggagtgtgacttaCACCCATCAGAGTATCTGTGCTTTGAAGGGGTCAACAGTGAACATATCCTGCTCTTACACATATCCCAGTTATCATGAGATCAAAAAAGCTTTGTGGTTTACTAAATGGGAGTCTGGTATGGATGCTGAAGATCTGAGCTCAGTGCCAGGGTATGAGGGTCATATAGAGTACCTTGGGGATAAGAAGAATGACTGTACCCTGAGAATCACAGACCTGAGATTGAGTGACTCTGCTGGGTACATGTTCAGATTCATAACATCTGGAGATAAGTTTTCTGGCTCAcctgtctccctgactgtcaCAGGTAATCTGTCACACatttcacatacagttgaagtcagacgtttacatacaccttagtcaaaaacatttaaactcagtttttaacaattcctgacatttaatcagagtaaaaattccctgttctaggtcagttaggatcaccaaattattttaagattgtgaaatgtcagaataatagtagagagaatgatttatttcagctttgatttctttcatcacattcccagtgggtcagaagtttacatacactcaattagtatttggtagcattgcttttaagttgtttaacttgtgtcaaacgttttgggtagctttccacaagcttcccacaataagttgggtgaattttagcccattcctcctgacagatctggtggaactgagtcgggtttgtaggcctccttgctcgcacacgctttttcagttctggacacacattttctatgggattgaggtcagggctttgtgatggccactccaataccttgactttgttgtccttcagccattttgccacaactttggaagtatgcttgggtcattgtctatttgaagacccatttgcgaccaagctttaacttcctgactgatgtcttgagatgttgcttcaatatatccacataattttcctgcctcatgatgccatctgtattgtgaagtgcaccagtccctcctgcagcaaagcaccaccacaacatgatgctgccacccccatgcttcacatttgggatggtgttcttcggcttgcaagcctcccccttttcctccaaacataagatggtcattatggccaaacagttctgagcggtatgacggctgcgtggtcgcatggtgtttatacttgcgtactattgtttgtacagatgaacgtggtaccttcaggcgtttggaaattgctcccaataatgaaccagacttgtggaggtctacaatttttggctgatttctttagattttcccaagatgtcaagcaaagaagcaccgagtttgaaggtagtccttgaaatacatccacatgtacacctccaattgactcaaatgatgttaattatcctattagaagcttctaaagccatgacatcattttctggaatttccaagctgtttaaaggcacagtcaacttagtgtatgtaaacttctgacccactggaattgtgatacagtgaattataagtgaaataatctgtctgtcaacaattgttggaaaaattacttgtgtcatgcacgaagtagatgtccaaaccgacatgccaaaactatagtttgttaacaagaaatttgtgaagtggttgaaaaacgagttttaattatgactccaacctaagtgtatgtaaacttccaacttcaactgtagataactTTAATTACCTTATTAAGGGCAGTAATACAGGCTTAGTAGTGGTATGTAACAGAAAAATAACAAATCTTGTATTTCACATCAGAGgacatacagttaaagtcggaagtttacatacacttaggttggacacCAATCCCGAAGaagttaaaactttccaccttctccactactgtcctgtcgatgtggatggaggggtgctccctctgccgtttcctgaagtccacgattatctcctttgttttgttgacgttgagtgagaagttattttcctgacaccacactccggtGGCCTTCACCTCCGcactgtaggccgtctcgtcgttgttggtcatcaagcctaccactgtagtgtcgcctgcaaacttgatgattgagttggaaccgtgcatggccacgcagtcataggtgaacagggagtacaggagagggccgagaacgcacccttgtagggccccagtgttgaggaccagctggttggagatattgtttcctatcttcaccccctgggggcagcccgtcagaaagtccaggacccagttgcatagagGACCTAGGGTCTTAacgacgagtttggagggtactgagctgtagtcaatgaacagcattcttacgtaggtattcttcttgtccaaATGGGATAGGGCTGTGTGCAGTGTGTTGGCGATTGCGTCatcagtggacctattggggcggtaatcaAATTGGACTGGGTCTAGGTCTATCACCAAGTCAGCTGATATGATACttgactagtttctcaaagcacttcatgatgacagaagtgagtgcaacggggcaatagtaatttagttcagttaccttagctttcttgggaacaggaataatggtggccctcttgaagcatgtggggagagcagactgggatagggattgattgaatatgtccgtaaacacaccagccagctggtctgcgcattcactgaggacacggctagggatgccatctgggccggcagccttgcgagggttaacacgtttaaatgctttactcacgtcagccacggagaaggagagcccacagtctatggtagcgggccatgtcagtggcactgtactgtcctcaaagcgagcaaagaagttgtttaatttgtctgggagtaATACATCGGTGTctacgacggggctggttttctttttgtaatccgtgattgactgtagaccctgcaacatacgtctcgtgtttgagccgttgaattgcgactctattttgtcctTATACCGAcacgcttgtttgattgccttggagggaatagctgcactgtttgtattcggtcatgtttccggtcgccttgccatggttaaaagcggtggttcgcgctttcaatgTTGCAAGAATTCTGCCATCAATCCACTGTTTCTGGTTAGGAAacgttttaatagtcacagtgggtacgacatctcggatgcacttgctaataaactcgctcaccgagtcagcgtatacatcaatgttattgtctgatgCTATCCGGAACaaatcccagtccacgtgatcgaagcaatcttgaagcatagaATCCgactggtcagaccagcgttgaatagacctgagTATGGGCGTTTCtggttttagtttctgtctatattctgggagcaacaaaatagagtcatggtcagatttgccgaaggcagGGCAGGGGAGAGTTTTGTATGCatcacggaagttagagtagcagtgatccagaaTGCTACCAGCTCGAGTCACGCAgacgatatgctgataaaatttaggaaGGCTTGTTATcaggttagctttgttaaaatccccagctacaataaatgcagcctcgggatgtatggtttccagtttgaagttctttcagggccgacgAGGTATCTGCTTTGGGaaaatatacacggctgtgactataatctaagagaattctcttggaagataATGCTGTCGGAATTTGAGtttaaggaattctaggtcaggtgaacagaaggacttgagttcctgcatgttgttatgattacaccacaaGTATTTagtcataaggcatacaccccctccCTTCTTCTTATCAGAGACATGTTTGTTtttgtcggcgcgatgcatgaagaaaccgggtttctgtaccgactctgacaacgTATCCatagtgagccatgtttccgtgaaacagagaatgttacaatctctgatgtctctctggaaggcaactcgtgcccaaatttcgtccaccttgttgtctagagattggacattggcgagtaatatgctcggaagcggtggatggtgtgctcgccttctgagtctgaccagtaggccgctccgtctgcctctcctgcggcgacCGCATTGTTTTGGGTAGGCCTCTGGGAAAAGATCCGATGTCAGGGTGGAGTTCCGAACAAGGGATCCGCATCGGGAaagacgtattcctggtcgtattgttggtaagttgacgtcgctttTATATTcaatagttcttcctggctgtatgtaataacacttgagattttctgggctaacaatgtaagaaataatacataaaaaaactaagAACTGCATCGTTTTctaaggacctgaagcgaggTGACCATCTCCGTCGGCGCCATCTTGTGTCGACTTGGCATagctcatggtgatcttaggcttttgtgcggctgctcggccatggaaacccatttcatgaagctcccgacgaacagttattgtgctgaagttacttccaaaggcagtttggaacttggtagtgagtgttgcacccGAGGACAGACGGTTTTAAAGTGCtaagcgcttcagcactcggcgggcccgttctgtgagcttgacttgtgtggcctaccaatttgcggctgagccgctgttgctcctagatgtttccacttcacaataacagcacttacagttg is a window from the Salvelinus fontinalis isolate EN_2023a unplaced genomic scaffold, ASM2944872v1 scaffold_0176, whole genome shotgun sequence genome containing:
- the LOC129844121 gene encoding uncharacterized protein LOC129844121, which produces MFGAAVVLGQDGWSVTYTTQSICTLKGSTVKLSCSYTYPRGYTITTTFWFTKHDAGENYVSLSDEPDYKGRGTYRKDKENGHTLSITDLRESDSATYKFRFTDQTGGWRYTGIPGVTLSVTGLQVKVTGETLTCSTTCTLTDNPTYIWYKNGHKVKEDTSSLYSDSFSDADSYSCAVKGHEDLLSPAVCQKCWSVTYTHQSICALKGSTVNISCSYTYPSYHEIKKALWFTKWESGMDAEDLSSVPGYEGHIEYLGDKKNDCTLRITDLRLSDSAGYMFRFITSGDKFSGSPVSLTVTGNLSHISHTVEVRRLHTP